The genomic DNA atctgatcatttatcactccagtgttaatctgcaaaattgtaattattcgcctacctcctcatgccttttgcacacaatgtatatagactctcttttttttctactgtgttattgactttattattttttactccatgtgtaactctgtgttgtctgttcacactgctatgctttatcttggccaggtcacagttgtaaatgagaacttgttctcaaccagcctacctggttaattaaataaaggtgaaataaaagattaaaaaatattctgacatttcacattcttaaaataaagcggtgaCTGACCAAAATCAGctaatttttactgggattaactgtcaggaattgtgaaaaactgagtttaaatgtatttggctaaggtgtatgtaaacttcccacttcaactgtatcacGGTAACAGTAACTAATGTGtcccagtgcattcggaaagtattcagacccccttttccacattttgttatgttacagtcttattctaaaattgactgcattgttttttcccctcatcaatccacacacaaacacccttcatgacatcacaataccccttaatgacattacaataccccataatgacatcacaataccctataatgacatcacaataccccttaatgacatcacaataccctataatgacatcacaataccccttaatgacattacaataccccataatgacatcacgataccccttaatgacatcacaataccccataatgacaaaccaaaaacaggttatttgaaatgtttgtacattttattcagaccctttactcagtactttgttgaaacccctttggcagcgattacagcattgagtcttcttgggtttgatgctacaagcttggcacacctgtatatggGGAGTTTCTCATCCTCTCTGCAGCTCATTTCATgctcaggttggatagggagtgttgctgcacagctattttcaggtttcttcagagatgttcgatcaggttcaaatcagagctctggctgggccactgaaggacattcagagacttgtcccgaaaccacttctgcattgtcttggctgtgtgcttaggttcattgtcctgttggaaggtgaaccttcaccccagtctgaggtcctgaacactctggagcaggttttcatcaaggctctctctgtacttttctctgttcatctttgcttcgattctgacaagtctcccagtccctgtcactgaaaaacatccccacagcatgatgctgccaccaccatgcttcactgtagggtgGTCCCAGGTTTCCACCAGATGTGACACAGAGCATTCAATCCAAAGAGTTCtatcttggtttcaccagaccagagaatcttgtttctcgtggtctgaaagtgtttaagtgccttttggcaaacttcaagtggactgtcatgtgccttccaTCTGGTTACtcagcatcgcagtgctagaggcatcactacagaccctggttcgattccaggcttcatcacaaccggacgtgattgggaggcccatagggcagcgcacaattggcccagcgtcatctgagTTAGGGTTTggctttcattgtaaataagaatttgttcttaactgacttgcttagttaaataaaaaattagaaAAGGACTGATAAAGAGTGGATCAAGAATATCTCTGCACTTTgctcagagaatcttgtttctcttagctgccttttggcaacctccaagcgggctgtaatgtgccttttactgaggagtggcttctgtttggccataaaggctgattggtggagtgctgcagatatggttgtccttctggaaggttctcccatcttcacagaggaactctgtatctctgtcagtgtgaccattgGATTATTGGTCAccttattggtcacctccctgaccaagatccTTATCCCCGatggctcagtttggctgggcgtcttggtggttccaaactttatttcagaatgatggaggccgctgtgttcttagggaccttcaatgctgcggaaatatttggtaccctttcccagatctgtgccctccgacacaatcctgtctcagagctctgcggataattccttcgacttcTTGGATTGGTTTTCGCTCTGacaactgtcaactgtgggaccttatatagacaggtgtgtgcctttccaaatcatgtccaattaatttaagttaccacgggtggactccaagcaagttgtagaaacatctcaagggatgtttcttaaggatgatcaatggaaacaacaCTCGAGCaacattttgagtctcatagcaaagggtgtgaatacttatgcaaataaggtttttattttgaaaacatttgcaaaaaatgtctaaaaacctgttttggctttgtcattataaggtattgtgtgaagattgataatgaaaaaaatgtaatttcatccattttagaataaggctgtaatataacaaaatgtggaaaaggggaaggggtctgaaaactttctgaatgcatATGTATAACCTCAGGAAACATTTAATTTGGGAGGTATTTCATCTGTTACAAGTCTCCAAATCAGACATAAACTAACTTTCATGACATATATTAGGCACGCCTCCCCATTATTTTGTATAAAAATTGTGCAAACTCCAAACATATGCAGTGCGTGTTGGGAGGGCTATATAAGAGTCTAATTTTCACTCCCTCAGCTTTGAAACACGAAGTTGCGCATGAATGAGTAAATGGAGGGCCAAGGATTGAGGAGAAGAGGATGTTTTGAAATCAGCGCCTCTGTCTTCTGGAGAGGTGGATATGGAGGGAACTTGCAGTGACATTCAATCATCTCTCCACTCTCTGCTCCCcaatataataataatgatatattatatttaacagacacttttatccaaagcgactcaCAGTCATGCGTGCATCCATTTTACGTATGAGTGGTCCCTGGAATTGAACTCACTACCCTGGTGTTAGaagcaccatgctctacaaaTTGAACAACAGAGGACCAACATAGCCCCGttccactccctccccctctccctcttctccaggGTCTGTCTCcgctcctctcttcaccctctcctcctctccttcctctcctcctctcctctcttcaccctctcctcctctccttcctctcctcctctcctcctctcctctcttcaccctctccttgctctcctcctccctctatggTTTGTAGCAGGCAGAGCAGGTCCCAGGTTGTGAGTTGTCTAGCTATGGTTTGTAGCAGGCAGAGCAGGTCCCAGGTTGTGAGTCATTTAGTTTTGGAGAGATGGTGTCTGGGATCACTGACTTTAGGAAATCATTCTCTGTAGCCATGATGTGTTTCACCAGGAAGTTCGCTGCCTCGCTGATGTTGGTGTTCTCCTAAAGGGACATGGCAGAGTAAAACAGGTTAAAAAGCGAGTGGCTAGTTTCAGAGTACTCAGAGCTGTTGCCTTGTTAGGGTTAAACAAAAACAGGTGCTACGTTAACATGGTTCAGTTACTTATATAAACACATTTTCATTGTATGAAATGGCTATGTTTTTCTTGATCctcacagtgcattcggaaagtattcagaccccttttacTAATTgcgttatgttacagccttattctaaacttgattaaattatatttttcctcattaatctacaaacaatatacaataatgacaaagctaaaacatgtttttagaaatgtttgtaaattataaaaataaaaaaaatacagaaataccttatttacataagtattaagcccctttgctatgagactcgggaattcagctcaggtgcatcctgtttccattgatcatccttgagatgtttctacaatttgattggagtccacctgtggtaaattcaattggttggatatgatttggaggtcccacagttgacagggcatgtcagagaaaaatacaagccataaggtcgaaggaattgtctgtagagacaggattgtgttgaggcacagatctggggaagggtaccaaaaatattctgcagcattgaaggtccccaagaacacagtggtctccatcattcttaaatggaagaagtttggaaccaccaagactagaTCCTAGATCTGgatgcccggccaaactgatcaatcgggtggaatcatggaggtgaccaagaacccaatggtcactctgatagagctccagtgTTGCtctctgaaaatagctgtgcggcagtgatccccatccaacctgacagagcttgagaggatctgcaggaagaatgggagacactcctcaaataaaggtgtgccaagcttgtagtgtcatacccaagaagactcaaggctgaaattgctgccgaaggtgcttcaacaaagtactgagtaaagggtctgaatactaaatgtgatatttcctttttttattttaaaaaggtttctaaaaacctgtttctgctttgtcatcgtggggtattgtgatgtcatcgtggggtattgtgatgtcatcgtggggtattgtgatgtcatcgtgggatattgtgatgtcatcggggtattgtgatctcatcgtgggatattgtgatgtcatcgtgGGGTATTTTGTgaagattgatgagaaaaaaaaaaactttcatccattttagaaggctgtaacgtaacaaaatgtgtaaaaagccaaaggggtctgaatactttccgtatcCACTGTCCACAGGTAAAACAGCCTGGTTCAACTGATTTAGAGGCAATGTGtagtgactgtctgactggacaGCAGCTTAGCCCATGACCTcaatgacctctgacccctgtagAACCTCCTAtccctaaaccctatccctaaacttaaccctaaccctaaaccctatccctaaccttaacccttaacttaaccactCAGAATTAATGCCTAAACTAAAGTTTTAGTTTCACCTTTGTGTAATTTGACTGACAGCTAAGAAACGTCTGCACATGGCGGAATTCTGTCACTGCAATTACACTGGTTGGCATTTTATTTGGAAATGAAAGTTGatgaatttgtatttatttattacattttaacctgtatttaactacgcaagtcagttaagaacaaattcttatttacaatgacctaccaaaaggcctccatGGGAATAACAATAAAacataaatacaattaaaatattGGACAAAAAACACACAATATAGGTCAAAACACACACGTCACGACATgcgagacaccacaacactacatgaagagagacctaagacaacaacatagcagggcagcaacacatgataacatagcatggtagcaacacaacatgacaacaacatggtcgcaacacaacatgacaacaacatggtagcattacaagatggcagcagcacaacatggtagcagcacaaaaccaGGTAGAaatattattgggcacagacaacagcacataGGGCAAAAAGGTAGAgagaacaatacatcacgcaaagcagccacaactgtcagtaagagtgtccatgattgagtcttttgaatgaagagatggagataaaactgtccagtttgagtgtttgttgcagctcgttccagtcgctagctgcagtgaactgaaaagagcagggacccagggatgtgtgtgctttggggacctttaacagattGCGACTGGCAGAACGgcgtgttgtatgtggaggatgagagctgcagtagatatctcagataggggggagtaaGGCCCATAGAGGGTGGCTGAATGAGGACACCACCCCACAAAgcatgttttctgtgtgtgtgtgtgcacatggggtgtatgtgtgtgcatgtgtttgtgttccCACCTTGGCTGAGGTCTCGAACCAGCCCACAAAGCCGTTGTCTTTACAGAACTGGTCCATCTTCACGCCGTTATTGGTCAGAACCTCCCGCCCCTGATCACATTTATTAGCCAATAGGACCGTGGCGATGCCCTGTCCAATAGAGAGGTAAAAGACAAGAAGGTGATGTATGAACAAGATGATTTAAATAGTCCTTTCCCATGATAGAACCAACTCACTGTCCTGCACCCACCTCTCTGTTGGTCAGCATGAGTTTAGAGTCCAGGTCCTCCTTCCACTTGGTGATGGCTTCGAAGGTAGTGGGCCGTGTCACGTCAAACACGATGAACGCCCCCATGGCCTCTCGGTAGTACACACGGGTCATGTTCCCAAACCGCTCCtgacctacagggagagagagacagagatatactgTTATTGTAACTTTTGGGATTTGAACCATTTTCACCCACACGGTAACCAGAAATGTTCACCATTAGACCAAGAGGACATCCTTGTGATCAAAGGATGACAATTAGgttctatgtctcaggcaggactgctcagaaacattatcttctatgtctcaggactgctcagtaacattatcttctatgtctcaggactgctcagtaacattatcttctatgtctcaggactgctcagtaacattatcttctatgtctcaggactgctcagtaacattatcttctatgtctcaggcaggactgctcagtaacattatcttctatgtctcaggactgctcagtaacattatcttctatgtctcaggactGGCAAGACTgttaacattatcttctatgtctcattGACTCTCAGTaacattgtctctatgtctcaggactgctcagtaacattgtctctatgtctcaggcaggactgctcagtaacattatcttctatgtctcaggactgctcagtaacattatcttctatgtctcaggactgctcagtaacattatcttctatgtctcagggactgttcagtaacattatcttctatgtctcaggcaggactgctcagtaacattatcttctatgtctcaggcaggactgctcagtaacgtTATCTTCTATGTCtaaggactgctcagtaacattatcttctatgtctcaggactgctcagtaacattgtctctatgtctcagggctgctcagtaacattatcttctatgtctcagacaggacTGCTCAgaaacattatcttctatgtctcaggactgctcagtaacattatcttctatgtctcaggactgctcagtaacattatcttctatgtctcagacaggacTGCTCAGaaattatcttctatgtctcaggactgctcagtaacattatcttctatgtctcaggactgctcagtaacattatcttctatgtctcaggactgctcagtaacattgtctctatgtctcaggactgctcagtaacattatcttctatgtctcaggactgctcagtaacattatctt from Oncorhynchus masou masou isolate Uvic2021 unplaced genomic scaffold, UVic_Omas_1.1 unplaced_scaffold_4256, whole genome shotgun sequence includes the following:
- the LOC135534980 gene encoding ras-related protein Rab-38-like; protein product: MTRVYYREAMGAFIVFDVTRPTTFEAITKWKEDLDSKLMLTNREGIATVLLANKCDQGREVLTNNGVKMDQFCKDNGFVGWFETSAKENTNISEAANFLVKHIMATENDFLKSVIPDTISPKLNDSQPGTCSACYKP